From a region of the Leishmania major strain Friedlin complete genome, chromosome 4 genome:
- a CDS encoding acyltransferase-like protein, copy 1, with product MCITHQHQAVDGAARAVDRRHSTPSPHLPLPLPLPLPAQTTQHIFSHVIESDAAAEVQSDRGRRRKMVSNSVLVVSIACAIWYVLLRQRLVPVKLMRAWFLMVNILTILPVSALTKLVVQLGRLGVPTYCVQRLCIIPLVVAFRMVWWLNPQIRVHLCFELDGSGQRLSWEGISQHHSAYVGNHASFWDVYAFIGLTPFRQLLNTRTMMKSSLRKIPIFGGVFDRVGHFPVYFKSDADGNFEVDKEKQAQVQEGIDAHIASGGNLAFFPEGAINKNPRVLQTFRYGTFHTIFKHRMETYYMVHAGAEKTWPWWTMIGGMPTDMHVRVGRFPIDYDHEDSKDVPRRMQQHMQKVYNEILAETDAKDAISAEATASCAATPTLGKQS from the coding sequence atGTGTATCACACACCAACATCAGGCTGTCGACGGCGCGGCCCGCGCCGTCGACAGGCGGCACAGTACTCCCTCGCCGcatctgcctctgcctctgcctctgcctctgcctgccCAAACTACGCAGCACATTTTCTCCCACGTCATAGAAagcgacgcagccgcagaggTGCAGAGCGATAGAGGACGTCGGCGAAAGATGGTCAGCAACTCTGTCCTCGTCGTGTCGATCGCCTGCGCGATATGGTACGTGctgcttcgccagcgccttgTCCCTGTCAAGCTCATGCGGGCGTGGTTTCTGATGGTCAACATCCTGACAATTCTGCCGGTGTCGGCGCTGACGAAGCTCGTTGTGCAGCTTGGCCGCCTCGGTGTGCCGACGTACTgcgtgcagcggctgtgcATTATACCGCTGGTTGTGGCCTTCCGCATGGTGTGGTGGCTTAACCCGCAGATCCGCGTGCACCTCTGCTTTGAACTCGATGGGAGCGGCCAGCGGCTGTCGTGGGAGGGCATCAGTCAGCATCACAGCGCGTACGTCGGCAACCACGCCTCCTTCTGGGACGTCTACGCCTTCATTGGACTGACACCGTTTAGGCAGCTCctcaacacacgcacgatgATGAAATCGTCGCTGCGCAAGATCCCGATCTTCGGCGGCGTCTTCGACCGCGTCGGGCACTTCCCCGTGTACTTCAAGTCGGACGCGGACGGTAACTTCGAGGTGGACAAGGAGAAACAGGCGCAGGTGCAGGAGGGCATCGACGCCCAcatcgccagcggcggcaacctCGCCTTCTTCCCTGAGGGCGCCATCAATAAGAATCCGCGGGTTCTGCAGACGTTCCGCTACGGCACCTTCCACACCATTTTCAAGCACCGCATGGAAACCTACTACATGGTGCATGCGGGTGCCGAGAAGACATGGCCGTGGTGGACGATGATTGGCGGCATGCCGACAGACATGCACGTACGCGTTGGCCGCTTCCCTATCGACTACGATCACGAGGACAGCAAGGACGTCCCAAGGCGaatgcagcagcacatgcaGAAAGTGTACAATGAGATTCTAGCGGAAACGGACGCCAAGGACGCCATCAGCGccgaggcgacggcgtccTGCGCGGCAACCCCAACGCTGGGGAAGCAGAGCTGA